The Miscanthus floridulus cultivar M001 chromosome 7, ASM1932011v1, whole genome shotgun sequence genome includes a region encoding these proteins:
- the LOC136463094 gene encoding cyclic nucleotide-gated ion channel 1-like → MKPSARVLDPLGPFLQKWNKIFVISCLVSVSVDSLFFYAPAIDGDNSCLYLDDNLQKIASILRSLTDIFYLLRVIFQFRTGFAAPSSSRALGRGVLVDNMLAIAKRYLSTYFLIDILAILPLPQVFVWLVRPRLQGSKIMTAKNILMFIILFQYVPRLTRIIPLYLEITRSAGTVMDTAWPGAAFNLLVYILASHVLGALWYILAIQREDTCWREACNNQDGCDLATLYCGSTAFGNNTFLQDACSTNGGADVDPIFGIYLPVLQNVSQSTDFFEKLFYCFWWGLQNLCSYGQNLKTSTYIWENLFAVFVSMSGLVLFALLIGNVQTYLQSAYGYIEEMRVIRRDTEQWMAYRLLPEHIKQRILRHDQYRWQETQGVDEEGLLINLPKDLRRDIKRHLCLSLLMRVPMFENMDDQLLDTMCDRVKPMLYTEGSCIIREGDPVNEMFFIMRGRLESMTTDGGRTGFFNSNVLQGGDFCGEELLTWALDPASGSNLPSSTRTVKTLSELEGFALRAHHLKFVANQYRRLHSKQLRHTFRFYSQQWRTWAACFIQAAWHRYCRRKLEDSLHEKERMFQAAIVTDASSSPSLGAALYAAHFASNMVRILRRNAARKGRLLERVSSRLLLQKPAEPNFFAEE, encoded by the exons atgaAGCCCAGCGCAAGAGTTCTTGATCCTCTGGGGCCATTTCTACAGAAATGGAACAAGATATTTGTGATATCATGCCTTGTTTCAGTCTCCGTGGACTCGCTCTTCTTCTATGCCCCGGCGATCGATGGCGACAACAGCTGCCTGTATCTGGATGACAATCTTCAAAAGATAGCTAGCATCCTGCGCTCTCTCACCGATATCTTCTATTTACTTCGCGTAATATTCCAGTTCAGGACAGGCTTCGCAGCTCCCTCATCTTCTAGAGCGCTTGGTCGcggtgtcttggttgataacatgTTGGCAATAGCAAAGCGGTATCTATCGACATATTTTCTGATTGATATCTTAGCTATTCTTCCCCTTCCTCAG GTTTTTGTGTGGTTAGTGCGGCCACGTCTCCAAGGTTCAAAGATTATGACCGCAAAAAACATATTGATGTTCATAATCTTGTTCCAATATGTGCCCCGACTGACCAGAATAATACCACTCTACCTTGAAATCACGAGATCAGCTGGTACAGTAATGGATACGGCATGGCCGGGTGCTGCCTTTAACCTTCTAGTTTACATACTTGCTAGTCAT GTCCTTGGGGCTCTTTGGTACATTCTTGCCATACAACGAGAAGACACCTGTTGGAGAGAAGCTTGTAATAACCAGGATGGTTGTGATCTGGCAACTCTATATTGTGGAAGTACTGCATTTGGAAACAATACTTTCTTACAAGATGCTTGCTCAACAAATGGCGGTGCTGATGTAGATCCAATCTTTGGAATTTATCTACCAGTTCTCCAGAATGTTTCACAATCAACAGATTTCTTCGAAAAATTATTCTACTGCTTTTGGTGGGGGCTACAAAATCTATG TTCCTATGGTCAAAACCTTAAAACAAGCACTTACATATGGGAGAATCTGTTTGCTGTTTTTGTCTCAATGTCAGGTTTAGTTTTGTTTGCTCTCCTTATAGGAAATGTGCAG ACCTATTTACAATCAGCCTATGGGTATATAGAGGAAATGAGAGTGATAAGACGTGACACAGAGCAATGGATGGCATACAGATTACTTCCAGAGCATATCAAGCAACGAATATTGCGTCATGATCAATATAGATGGCAAGAAACACAAGGTGTGGATGAAGAGGGTCTTCTTATAAATCTTCCTAAGGATCTCAGGAGGGATATAAAGCGTCATCTTTGTCTATCACTTCTCATGAGG GTTCCAATGTTCGAAAACATGGACGATCAGCTCTTAGACACCATGTGTGATCGTGTAAAACCCATGCTGTACACAGAAGGAAGCTGCATCATTCGCGAAGGCGACCCAGTCAACGAGATGTTCTTCATCATGAGAGGGAGACTTGAAAGCATGACAACAGACGGTGGGCGAACGGGCTTCTTCAACTCCAATGTTCTCCAAGGCGGCGATTTCTGCGGCGAAGAGCTCCTCACATGGGCTCTGGATCCTGCTTCGGGCTCAAACCTTCCCAGCTCAACCAGGACGGTGAAGACGCTGTCGGAGCTCGAAGGTTTCGCCTTGAGGGCTCATCACCTGAAGTTTGTGGCCAACCAGTACAGGAGGCTCCACAGCAAGCAGCTCCGGCACACCTTCAGATTTTACTCCCAGCAATGGCGTACGTGGGCTGCTTGCTTCATACAGGCAGCTTGGCACAGGTATTGCAGAAGGAAGCTGGAGGATAGCCTGCATGAGAAGGAAAGGATGTTCCAAGCAGCAATCGTGACTGACGCCTCTAGTTCTCCCAGTCTTGGCGCGGCGCTCTACGCTGCCCATTTCGCTTCCAACATGGTACGGATCTTACGGAGAAACGCTGCCCGAAAGGGCCGTTTGCTGGAAAGAGTGTCTTCAAGGCTGTTGTTACAGAAGCCAGCAGAACCCAACTTCTTCGCTGAAGAATAG